DNA sequence from the Acidimicrobiales bacterium genome:
AGCCCGCCCGGTGGCCGTCGCCCCCCCCGGCACCCGAACGGGCGGCGCTCCCCGGGTTCGCCTGAGCCAGCACCTGCACGCGGGGACCCCCCTTCCCGGTCGACGCGGGGCCGCGGCGCCGACGGACCATCTTCGCAGACGACGGTTGGCTCCCAGATACGAAGACATTGGAGATATCGAGGTGGTGATCCGCGTCCTGCTGTTGTCCGGCGAACCCCCCATGCCCCGAGTCTGAGCGCGGGCCGTCTCGAAACCGAAACAATTATGTCTCCGTCTCGTCGCATGGCGCATGCACCGTGTCCCCGAGCAGTTCCTGCACCACGGGTCCGGGGAGCCGGTCGCCGGACGGGCGGACGAGATGACGCACTCGTCGCCACGCCCGGTGGCCACACCCCCCGGTCCTCTGTGGGGAGGACTACTCCATGCATTGCATGACAACGACCGTCGACAGCAGGAACGGTCTCAACCAATCAGGGGGTACCTGGATGCATCGCAAGCTCATCATGGGCGCACTCGCGCTCGCCCTTCCGGTCGGGGTCCTGGCCGCCACGGGGGCGCCGGCATTCGCCAAGAAGCCGCCGCCCAACCCGGTCCTCTGTACCGGGCTCTCGGCCACCGTGACCTTCGGGTTGCCGTTGACGGTCGCCGGTGTCACGACGACCAGCAAGCTCGGTAACGCGACGACGTTGGGTTCGGGCACGTTCTCGTGCGCGGGCGGCGTCACGGGGACCAGCCCGGCGCTGACGATCCCCGGGGGCAAGAACACCAAGAACCCGAAGGTGAAGCACCAGCCCCACACCTACCAGACCGGAACGTGGGCGGAGTTCGCGTCCGCCGGCGGCACCCTGAAGAAGTCCCTGAAGATCATCGACTTCACCATCAACGGCGGCCTGAACGTGTTCAAGGCGAAGTCGTCGAGCCTGGTGGTCGGCGGGTCGTGCGGGCCTGACGTCGGGTTCCTCATCAACGGAATGGTCAAGATCGGGCACTACGACACCAAGGTGGCAAGCGTGCTGGCATGTCTCGGCACCGACACGCGCACCGACTCGTCGCACGGTACGTTCCTCGGCGACTACCTCGTCACGAACGGCGTGGTGTCGGCCCAGATCGACCCGGCGGAGAGCCAGGGGACCCTGTAGGGGACAGCACGTCGCACCAGCGACGCCGCGACCGACACCCCGCGCCCGAGGGCTCGGGGAGGTCGCCGGCCGGGACGAGGGCGGGGCCGCGAGGCCCCGCCCTCGTCGCGCGCCGGGCGCCGTTTTGCCCGAGCCACCAGGGATTTCCGACCGAAAGGCAAGTAATGCCAGCGAGTCACTAGTATTTATAGGCGAAGGGGGGGGCCGTGCATCTCGACGGGGCGATCATGCTGGCCGGGGCCATCGTCGGGTTCGCCGTCGGGCTGACGGGGATGGGCGGGGGGGCGCTCATGACGCCGGTGCTCGTCCTGCTCCTGCACGTCCAGCCCGCCGCCGCCGTCTCGAGCGACCTGGTCGCGTCGGTCTTCATGAAGCCGGTCGGCGGCGCCGTCCACCTCCGCCGGGGCACCGTGCATCTGCACATGGTGCTGTGGCTCGCTGCTGGTGCGGTCCCTGCGGGGTTCGCCGGCGCGACCTTCCTGAACAAGGTCGCCAGCGGTAAGGCTCTGCAGAACGAGATCAAGTACGCGCTGGGGGCCGCCCTGCTGGTGGCCGTGGCCGGCCTCGTGGCCCGCTCGCTCACCCGGCCGGCGGCACCGGTGGTCGCCTCCGACGAGTTGCCCCGGGTGCGCGTGCTGCCCACCGTTGTCGTCGGCGTCGTGGGCGGCTTCATCGTCGGCGTCACGTCCGTCGGGTCGGGCTCGCTCATGATCGTGGCCCTGATGTTCCTCTACCCGCAGCTGACCGGTCGCCAGCTCGTCGGCACGGACCTCGTGCAGTCGGTCCCGCTGGTGGCGGCGGCGGCGTTGGGCCAGGTCATCTTCGGCGACGTCAAGCTCGGGCTGACGGTCTCCCTGCTGATCGGTTCGCTGCCCGCCGTCTACCTCGGGGCGCGCTTGTCGTCGATCGCACCCAGTGGCCTGCTGCGGTCGGCGATCGGCGTGATGCTGCTCCTGTCGGGGTTGAAGCTCCTGGGCGTCGGCAACGTCGTGGTGGCCACCGCCGGCGCCGTGGCGATCGCCCTCGTCGCCGGGGCGGCGGTCGGGTCCCGGCGACGGTCGGTCGGGATGGCGCGGGCGGTCGAGGAGATCCCGGCCTAGCGCCACGCCCGACGGCCAGGTCCGCACGACACGAGCCGTCCGGCCACCGGGACGTCCGGGCACCGGGACGTCCGGGGGTCAGCGCGCCGTCAGGACCCGGTGTCGTGCGCGACCGGGACCGTGTGCGTCTCGATGGCGGCCACGACCTCCCCGACCGGGACCGAGGTGTGCTCGACGACGAGGCCGAAGGGCCGGTCCTCGCCGGAGACGTCCTCGAGGTTCCGTCGGGCCGGCTCGGGCAGCACCAGGGTGAGGAGGCATCCGAGGACGGCGGCCCCGCCGGCGACGAGCAACATCCCCCGGAGGCCGACGCTCTTCTGGAGCTGGGGGACCAGGAACACCCCGATGAACGCGCCGAGCTTCCCGATGCCGGCCGCGATGCCGTGGCCCGTCGTCCGCATGCTGACCGGGAAGAGCTCCGACGGCAGCACGAACGTGGTGGTGTTCGGCCCGAACTCCGTGAAGAAGTAGCTCAGGCCGAAGATGAGCAGGAACGGGACCACCACCGTGGTGAGGCCCGGGATGGCCCCGAGCGCCACGAAGGCGGCCGCCATGACGGCGAACCCGATGAGCTGGAGTCGCCGGTGGCCGATCCGGTCCATCTTCGTGAAGGCGAACAGGTAGCCGGGGACGGCGAAGACGAGGAAGATCCCGAGCGTCCACGCCAGCTTGGCCACCAACGTGGCGTGGGGGGCGACGTCCTTCAGGATCGCCGGGAGCGAAAGCGTGTTGCCGTAGTAGGCGTAGTCGAACAGGAACCACGTCCCCGCCGTGCCCAGCAGCACGGTCAGCATGCGGCGATTCGTGAGGAAGCCGACCAGGCCCATCCGGTGGAGCCCGTCGTGCGACGTCACCGACGGGGCGGCGACGACCCCGTCGGAGAACAAGGCGAGTTGGCTGGCCGCCCGGTCGGCCTCGCCTTGCACCCGAGCCTGGAATCGGGGCGACTCGGGCATCTTCGCCCGCAGGTAGACGACCGCGGCCGCAGGGACCGCCCCGAGGCCGAGCATGAGCCGCCACGTGAGGTTGTGGTCGATGCCCGACGACAGGAGGATGAGCCCCACCAGGGGGCCCACCACGAGGCCCAGCGCCTGCATCGAGAAGACCAGACCGACGAGCCGGCCGCGGTCGTCACGGTTGGCGTACTCGCTCATCAGCACCGCCGAGACGGGATAGTCCCCGCCGATCCCGAGCCCGAGGACGAAGCGGGCGACGACGAGCCAGATGAAGCCCGGAGCGAAGGCCGAGGCCACCGCCCCCACGATCATGATGGCGGCCACCGCGGCGTAGACGCTCTTGCGACCGAGCACGTCGGCGATCCGGCCGAAGACCAAGGCCCCCACGAATGCCGCCAGGATGGTCGAGCCCGCCACCCAGCTCGTCTGGGTCGTGCTGAGGTGCCATTGGGCCTTCACGAGGACGGCCACGGTGCTGATCACGAACAGGTCGTAGGCGTCGGTGAAGAAGCCCATGCCCGAGATCACCACCGCTCGGCGGTGGAACTTGCTCCTGGGTGCCTCGTTGAGGAGGTCGCTCACCGTGGCGCCGGCCGCCAGCCCCGTCAGCGGCAGGGTGGGTCCCGTCAGGTTGGTGCTGGCCACGGTCGTTTCCACCGACCCGGCCGCCGTCGTGAGCTCCACGGGTCCCCCTTGTCGTCGAGGTGGTTGTGCTCCTTCTCCGAGCCTTCCAGGACGAGGTAACCCGGAGGCCATCCGGAGGTAATCAGGACGCGAACATCAGGTGAACGTTCGGTGAACGAAGGGCGACAGCCAGGGGGGCCCGACGAGTGGCAGAGTCGTGGTCGGGCGGACCCGGGAGGGGCGATGCAGGCTGTGGACGAGGGGTGGGAGCGGGCCGTGGCGATCGTCGCCCACCCCGACGACCTGGAGTACGGCGCGGCGAGCGCCGTCGCCCGCTGGACGGCCCAGGGCAAGGAGGTCTCCTACGTGCTGGCCACCCGGGGCGAGGCCGGGATCGACGGGCTGGCGCCGGAGCAGGCGGGGCCTCTGCGTGAGGAGGAGCAGCGGCGCAGCGCAGCGCGGGTGGGTGTCGGCCACGTCGAGTTCCTCGGCCACCCCGACGGGGCCGTCGAGCCGGGCCTGGCGCTGCGGCGCGACCTGGCCGGGGCGTTGCGCCGGCTGCGTCCGCAGGTGGTGCTGACCATGAACTTCGAGCTCACCTGGGGCGAGAGCGGCAACGTGAACCACGCCGACCACCGGGCGGTCGGCCTGTCCACGCTCGACGCCTGCCGCGACGCCGCCAACCGCTGGATGTTCCCCGAGGTGGGCGACGCCTGGAACGGCATCACGGTGGTGTACGTGGCGGGGATGTCGGCACCCACCCACTTCGTGGACGTCACGGCGACCATCGACGACGGCGTGGCGTCGCTGCGCGAGCACCAGGCCTACATCGACGGCCTGGGGGTGGATTTCGACCCCGACGAGTTCCTGCGCGACATCGCCGGCTACGGGGGCATGGCGGCCGGCTGCGAGTACGCCGTGCTGTTCCAGGAGTTCCACGCCTGAGGCCCCGAGCCTGACCTCCGGCGCCGGGACGGCGGCGGGGTAGGACGGCGCGGGCCGCTCAGGGGCGCCGGACCCGCCCTCGCAGCGCCAGCAGCGCCAGGGTGAGCGACACGGCGCCGAAGGCGGCGATGGCCAGCACCGCCTGTCCGAGGGCCGTGAAGTTCCACACGGGCCCGGCGGGCCCGCCGGTGATGTCGTTGGATACCAGCGATCGCAGGCCCTCCAGGATGTAGGTCATGGGGTTGACGCCGGCGACGGCCCGGAGCCACCCCTGCAGTGCCTCCTTCGGGACGAACGTCGTGCTCAGGAATGTGATCGGGAAGAACAGGATGAAGCTGGCGTTCACGGCGCCGGGGTTCCCCGTCTTCAGGGCGATGGCGTAGGGAAGGCCCGTGAACACGAGGCCCCACACCCCCGACAGGACGATGAACACGACCATCCCGGGCACACCGGTGACGAAGTGCACGCCCAGGGCCAGGCCGACCAGGAGCACGGGCACCGCCAGTGCCATGACGAGTGTGAGGTCGGCGGTCATCAGCCCGAGCAGCAGGGGGAGCCGGCGCACGGGCGTGATCATCAGCCGGTCGAAGTAGCCGTTCTGGATGTCGGTCACCAGGGCGGACGCCCGTGACACCCCGGTGACGGCGAAGACGACAGCCACCGGGAGCTCGAAGGCCTTGAAGTCGATGTGGACGGCGGCATGGGTCACCGTCGACAGCGCGCCGATGTTCAGGACGTAGAAGAAGATCGGGACGATCAACGCCGGGATGACGGCCTCGGGCTCGCGGGGGATCTGCCGGATGGCGCGCCGGGCCACCGAGGCCACGTCCACGACGAAGCCCGCCGGGCGCGCCTGGACGCGCAGGGCGGTGGAAGCCGGGGCCACGGTCGAGGTCATGAGGCGTGCGTCTCCTGCGCAGGCTCGCTGCCGGCGTCGTCCCGGGGGCTTCGGGCGTCCCCGGCGTCAGCGGCGCCCGTGGCGTCGCCGGCGGTGTCCTTGCCCGCGGTGGCGTCGCCGGCGGTCTTCGCCGCCCGGGCGGCGGACTCCTCGGCCTCGAGGTGGGATCCCGTGAGCTGGAGGAAGACGTCGTCGAGCGTGGGCGTCCGGAGCGTCAGGCTGACCACGGTGGCACCGGCGCCGTGCAGCGCCAGGGCCACCGGGCTCATGACCGCCGCGCCGTCGCCGGCGTGCACCATGACCTCGCGGTGCGCGGCCACCACCTCGTCGACCCCCGGCAGGCGCCGCAGGGCTCCGAGCGTCTCGTCGGTGAGGTTCTCCACCCGGGCCACGATGACGTCGGTGCCCACCGTCCGCTTCAGCTCCTCGGGCGTGCCCTCGGCCACGAGCCGGCCCCGCGAGATGATGCCGACCCGGTCGGCCAGCTCGTCGGCCTCCTCGAGGTACTGCGTGGTCAGGAAGATGGTGGTGCCGTGCTCCTCGTTGAGCATGCGCACCTCCTCCCACACCGCCGCCCGGCTCTCGGGGTCGAGCCCGGTGGTGGGCTCGTCGAGGAAGAGGATGTCGGGGTCGTGGATCAGTGCGGCGGCCAGGTCGAGCCGGCGCTTCATCCCGCCGGAATAGGTCCGGATCTGGCGGTCGATGGCCGAGCCGATGTCGACGAGCCGGAGCACCTGGGTCATGCGCACCGAGCGCTCCTCGCGCCGCAGGCCGTAGAGGCGGCCCTGCAGGTCGAGCAGCTCGCGCCCGGTCTGGCGGTCGTCGAGCGCGGCGTCCTGCAGCGCCACGCCGATGCGCAGGCGGACCTTCTCCGGGTCGCGGGCGACGTCGTGCCCGGCGACGAGGCCCCGGCCCCGGCTGGGGCGGAGCAGCGTGCACAGCATCCGGACCAGGGTCGACTTGCCGGCGCCGTTCGGGCCGAGGAAGCCGTAGATCTCGCCCGCGGGGATCTCCAGGTCGACGCCGTCCACGGCCCAGAAGTCGCCGAACCGTCGGGCGATGCCTTCGGTGGCGACGGCCGGCTCGTTCACGGGCGACGAGGCTACCGGCCACTGCGAACGGTCGTGACAGGTCCCGGGGCGACGGCGCCCGGTTGGGTAGCCTCCGGGTCGTGGTGAGCCCGCGGCTGCGACCCCTCGTCGTGCGCAGCCGTGCCGCGCTCGAGCGCCTGGCCGTGTCGAGCCCCCAGGCCCGCCGGCTGCTGGCCAAGGTGGGCCGCGAGCTCACAGGTGCCGTCGACCGCGCCTACCAGCGCATCGACTACTACGGCCCCGGCTACTACGGCGAAGGCCGCGACCCGACGGGGGACCGCGCCGGGTGCTCGGGCTACGCCAGCTACGACCGGGTGAGCTCGAACGCCGACGTCGCCGCCTACGTCATGTGGCGCAATTTCGGCGGCGCCAAGCACGTCCTCGACGTGGGCTGTGCCACGGGCTACGTGGTCGAGGCGCTGCGCGACCTCGGCCTGGACGCGGTGGGGTGCGACGTCAGCCGCTACGCCGTCGACCACGCCACGCGCGGCGCCCGGGGCCACGTCCGCGTGGGCGACCTACTGGCCGGCCTGCCCTGGCCCGACGGCTCGTTCGATCTCGTGAGCGTGCTCGAGACGCTCGAGCACCTCCCGCCCGAGCGCGTCCCCGGCGCCCTGGCGGAGCTCCGGCGG
Encoded proteins:
- a CDS encoding sulfite exporter TauE/SafE family protein encodes the protein MHLDGAIMLAGAIVGFAVGLTGMGGGALMTPVLVLLLHVQPAAAVSSDLVASVFMKPVGGAVHLRRGTVHLHMVLWLAAGAVPAGFAGATFLNKVASGKALQNEIKYALGAALLVAVAGLVARSLTRPAAPVVASDELPRVRVLPTVVVGVVGGFIVGVTSVGSGSLMIVALMFLYPQLTGRQLVGTDLVQSVPLVAAAALGQVIFGDVKLGLTVSLLIGSLPAVYLGARLSSIAPSGLLRSAIGVMLLLSGLKLLGVGNVVVATAGAVAIALVAGAAVGSRRRSVGMARAVEEIPA
- a CDS encoding MFS transporter codes for the protein MELTTAAGSVETTVASTNLTGPTLPLTGLAAGATVSDLLNEAPRSKFHRRAVVISGMGFFTDAYDLFVISTVAVLVKAQWHLSTTQTSWVAGSTILAAFVGALVFGRIADVLGRKSVYAAVAAIMIVGAVASAFAPGFIWLVVARFVLGLGIGGDYPVSAVLMSEYANRDDRGRLVGLVFSMQALGLVVGPLVGLILLSSGIDHNLTWRLMLGLGAVPAAAVVYLRAKMPESPRFQARVQGEADRAASQLALFSDGVVAAPSVTSHDGLHRMGLVGFLTNRRMLTVLLGTAGTWFLFDYAYYGNTLSLPAILKDVAPHATLVAKLAWTLGIFLVFAVPGYLFAFTKMDRIGHRRLQLIGFAVMAAAFVALGAIPGLTTVVVPFLLIFGLSYFFTEFGPNTTTFVLPSELFPVSMRTTGHGIAAGIGKLGAFIGVFLVPQLQKSVGLRGMLLVAGGAAVLGCLLTLVLPEPARRNLEDVSGEDRPFGLVVEHTSVPVGEVVAAIETHTVPVAHDTGS
- a CDS encoding PIG-L deacetylase family protein, giving the protein MDEGWERAVAIVAHPDDLEYGAASAVARWTAQGKEVSYVLATRGEAGIDGLAPEQAGPLREEEQRRSAARVGVGHVEFLGHPDGAVEPGLALRRDLAGALRRLRPQVVLTMNFELTWGESGNVNHADHRAVGLSTLDACRDAANRWMFPEVGDAWNGITVVYVAGMSAPTHFVDVTATIDDGVASLREHQAYIDGLGVDFDPDEFLRDIAGYGGMAAGCEYAVLFQEFHA
- a CDS encoding ABC transporter permease, with translation MTSTVAPASTALRVQARPAGFVVDVASVARRAIRQIPREPEAVIPALIVPIFFYVLNIGALSTVTHAAVHIDFKAFELPVAVVFAVTGVSRASALVTDIQNGYFDRLMITPVRRLPLLLGLMTADLTLVMALAVPVLLVGLALGVHFVTGVPGMVVFIVLSGVWGLVFTGLPYAIALKTGNPGAVNASFILFFPITFLSTTFVPKEALQGWLRAVAGVNPMTYILEGLRSLVSNDITGGPAGPVWNFTALGQAVLAIAAFGAVSLTLALLALRGRVRRP
- a CDS encoding ATP-binding cassette domain-containing protein, encoding MNEPAVATEGIARRFGDFWAVDGVDLEIPAGEIYGFLGPNGAGKSTLVRMLCTLLRPSRGRGLVAGHDVARDPEKVRLRIGVALQDAALDDRQTGRELLDLQGRLYGLRREERSVRMTQVLRLVDIGSAIDRQIRTYSGGMKRRLDLAAALIHDPDILFLDEPTTGLDPESRAAVWEEVRMLNEEHGTTIFLTTQYLEEADELADRVGIISRGRLVAEGTPEELKRTVGTDVIVARVENLTDETLGALRRLPGVDEVVAAHREVMVHAGDGAAVMSPVALALHGAGATVVSLTLRTPTLDDVFLQLTGSHLEAEESAARAAKTAGDATAGKDTAGDATGAADAGDARSPRDDAGSEPAQETHAS
- a CDS encoding class I SAM-dependent methyltransferase; the encoded protein is MVSPRLRPLVVRSRAALERLAVSSPQARRLLAKVGRELTGAVDRAYQRIDYYGPGYYGEGRDPTGDRAGCSGYASYDRVSSNADVAAYVMWRNFGGAKHVLDVGCATGYVVEALRDLGLDAVGCDVSRYAVDHATRGARGHVRVGDLLAGLPWPDGSFDLVSVLETLEHLPPERVPGALAELRRVCAGCVYATIPSFGANNGAGPDGHLDGKVGPQHLEHYRSLPPGFDGPVPFEDLARDAAGEPIEGHLTMASFGWWTERFADAGFERRPDIERRVYADIEPAGLAPFWNVYVLSVPGAPEHLAEPRDPQRTLVDLGLRHPLYGG